In a single window of the Gemmatimonadota bacterium genome:
- a CDS encoding multifunctional oxoglutarate decarboxylase/oxoglutarate dehydrogenase thiamine pyrophosphate-binding subunit/dihydrolipoyllysine-residue succinyltransferase subunit produces the protein MSSTQPEQPEVALPAEAIFTALLESQNTVPFQPATNGHGPAPTPAAPATPVAATVTVPANAVQLRGPALKLAQNMEASLALPVATTFRELPVRTLELRRADLNAKLKAAGRSEKLSFTHLIAWALVQATKEFPSMGISVLKSGADTFKVVPEHVNLGLAVDAQRKDGTRGLVVPVLKQADTMEFAAFLATYEALVEKARTNKLMPDDFAGATMTLTNPGGLGTVASVPRLMPGQGTIIATGAIAYPPEFAAMDQATIKQLGLSKVMMITSTYDHRVIQGAESGSFLRAVDQMLQGEHNFYETIFSGLGVAAPAAIAAPAAASVDAPRPARVDEAMSPASPVQLHHVAGAMALVKAFRTHGHLAAHLDPLGSTPVGDPALDPAEVGLTAQDMATIPTDVLRIAVPGNTLAEALPHLQATYCGTIAYEVEHIASHERRVWLREQIESGVHRVPLTVTQKRALLERLSQVEGMERFLHNAYIGAKRFSIEGVDIMIPMLDLVNELAADAGVREVVLGMAHRGRLNALAHTVNLPYATIFAEFEGGKAAESGMIPEGGTGDVKYHLGATGAFVAPSGKETSVTLLPNPSHLEFVGAVVIGHARARQTDRSTRELSYNSDASMPVTIHGDAAFPGQGVVAETLNLGGLTGYRTGGTIHLIANNQVGFTTDPIDARSTRYSSDLAKGFDIPIIHVNADDPEACLSAVRLAVAYRMKFRGDVLIDLVGYRRHGHNEGDEASYTQPTMYALIKALPTVRAQYAEALTREGAIAPGEAETIVTRTYDNFIAVQTAFRASMATAEPKPSHGGAGAPPIEVKSVNATMLTALNEQLLTWPEGFTPNPKLAKTLERRRAGLTAPKGIDWGHAEALAFASLLVDGVPLRLTGQDVGRATFAQRHIVLHDTNTGAEVITMQRLPEATATVEVHNSPLSELACIGFEYGYATTAPEALVLWEAQYGDFANGAQVMIDQFITSSLSKWGVTSRLTFLLPHGYEGGGPEHSSARLERYLQACAEGNIRVANPTTAAQYYHLLRRQALTSELRPLVVMTPKSLLRLPAAGSSLDDLTAGRFQPVLGDAPSGEAKRLLLCSGKVYYDLLKGAGDQARPPIGRVEQLYPFADKELAALFAGYPALTEIVWVQEEPQNMGAWSYIAPRLTAILPKGVTLRYVGRPERASPSEGYSSQHDVEQKRIVAEAISAQR, from the coding sequence GTGTCGTCGACCCAACCCGAGCAGCCTGAAGTCGCCCTTCCCGCCGAAGCCATCTTCACGGCGCTGCTCGAGAGCCAGAATACCGTTCCTTTCCAGCCCGCGACCAACGGACATGGGCCCGCGCCGACCCCCGCCGCGCCCGCGACCCCGGTGGCCGCCACGGTCACGGTACCCGCTAATGCGGTACAGCTGAGGGGCCCGGCCCTCAAGCTGGCCCAGAACATGGAGGCGTCGCTGGCCCTGCCGGTCGCGACCACCTTCCGCGAGCTCCCGGTCCGGACCCTCGAGCTGCGCCGTGCCGACCTCAATGCCAAGCTCAAGGCGGCTGGGCGGAGCGAGAAGCTCTCGTTCACCCACCTGATCGCCTGGGCCCTCGTGCAGGCAACCAAGGAATTCCCCTCGATGGGGATCAGCGTCCTCAAGAGCGGCGCCGACACCTTCAAGGTGGTCCCCGAGCACGTCAATCTCGGGCTGGCAGTTGATGCCCAGCGCAAGGATGGCACCCGCGGCCTCGTCGTGCCGGTGCTCAAGCAGGCCGACACCATGGAGTTCGCGGCCTTCCTCGCCACCTATGAAGCGCTGGTCGAGAAGGCGCGCACCAACAAGCTGATGCCCGACGATTTCGCGGGTGCCACGATGACGCTCACGAACCCCGGCGGGCTCGGGACGGTGGCGTCGGTTCCGCGGCTGATGCCAGGTCAGGGCACCATCATCGCGACGGGCGCGATTGCCTACCCGCCCGAGTTCGCGGCGATGGACCAGGCGACGATCAAGCAGCTCGGGCTCTCCAAGGTGATGATGATCACCAGCACCTACGATCACCGGGTGATCCAGGGCGCCGAGTCGGGGAGCTTCCTGCGCGCGGTCGATCAGATGCTGCAGGGTGAGCACAACTTCTACGAGACGATCTTCTCGGGCCTCGGTGTCGCCGCCCCTGCGGCCATCGCCGCGCCGGCCGCTGCTTCCGTCGATGCGCCGCGCCCCGCGCGCGTGGACGAGGCGATGTCGCCAGCCTCGCCGGTGCAGCTGCATCACGTTGCCGGCGCGATGGCGCTGGTGAAGGCGTTCCGCACCCACGGCCATCTCGCGGCGCATCTCGACCCGCTCGGCAGCACTCCCGTGGGCGACCCGGCCCTCGATCCGGCCGAGGTGGGCCTCACCGCGCAGGACATGGCGACCATTCCGACCGACGTGCTGCGCATTGCCGTTCCGGGCAACACACTCGCCGAGGCGCTGCCGCACTTGCAGGCAACGTACTGCGGCACGATTGCCTATGAGGTCGAGCATATCGCGTCGCACGAACGGCGCGTCTGGCTGCGTGAGCAGATCGAGTCGGGCGTGCATCGCGTGCCACTCACCGTCACGCAGAAGCGGGCATTGCTGGAGCGGCTGTCGCAGGTCGAGGGGATGGAGCGCTTCCTTCACAACGCCTACATCGGCGCCAAGCGCTTCTCCATTGAAGGCGTCGACATCATGATCCCGATGCTCGACCTCGTGAACGAGCTCGCGGCTGATGCCGGGGTGCGCGAAGTGGTTCTCGGCATGGCGCATCGTGGCCGGCTCAACGCGCTGGCTCACACGGTGAATCTGCCGTACGCCACCATCTTCGCCGAGTTCGAGGGTGGCAAGGCAGCCGAATCGGGGATGATTCCCGAGGGCGGCACCGGCGACGTGAAATACCATCTCGGTGCGACCGGAGCCTTTGTCGCACCGAGTGGCAAGGAAACGTCGGTGACGCTGCTGCCGAATCCGAGTCATCTCGAGTTCGTCGGTGCGGTCGTCATTGGTCATGCGCGAGCCCGGCAGACCGATCGCAGCACCCGGGAGCTGAGCTACAACTCCGATGCCTCGATGCCCGTCACCATCCACGGCGATGCTGCGTTCCCTGGTCAGGGCGTGGTTGCCGAGACGCTCAACCTCGGCGGACTCACGGGATACCGGACCGGTGGCACGATTCACCTCATCGCGAACAATCAGGTCGGCTTCACCACCGACCCGATCGATGCGCGCTCCACGCGCTACTCGTCGGACCTTGCGAAGGGATTCGACATTCCGATCATCCACGTCAATGCCGATGATCCGGAGGCCTGTCTTTCCGCCGTGCGGCTCGCCGTGGCGTACCGGATGAAGTTCCGCGGCGACGTGCTGATCGACCTCGTTGGCTATCGTCGCCACGGCCACAACGAGGGCGACGAGGCCTCGTACACGCAGCCGACGATGTACGCACTGATCAAGGCACTGCCCACGGTGCGGGCACAATACGCCGAGGCGCTCACGCGCGAAGGCGCCATCGCGCCGGGTGAAGCCGAGACAATCGTGACGCGGACGTACGACAACTTCATCGCGGTACAGACGGCGTTCAGGGCGTCCATGGCGACGGCAGAGCCGAAGCCATCGCACGGCGGCGCAGGAGCGCCTCCGATCGAGGTGAAGTCGGTCAATGCGACGATGCTCACGGCGCTCAACGAACAGTTGCTGACCTGGCCCGAGGGATTCACGCCGAATCCGAAGCTTGCGAAGACGCTTGAGCGGCGGCGGGCCGGGCTCACCGCTCCCAAGGGAATTGATTGGGGCCACGCGGAGGCGCTCGCGTTCGCGTCACTGCTCGTGGACGGCGTGCCGCTCCGGTTGACGGGCCAGGACGTTGGCCGCGCGACCTTTGCGCAGCGGCACATCGTACTGCACGACACCAACACCGGCGCCGAAGTGATCACGATGCAGCGCTTGCCCGAAGCCACGGCAACGGTCGAGGTGCATAACTCGCCGCTCTCCGAACTCGCCTGCATCGGATTCGAGTACGGCTATGCCACCACCGCACCCGAAGCCCTGGTGCTTTGGGAGGCACAGTACGGTGACTTTGCCAACGGCGCGCAGGTGATGATCGACCAGTTCATCACCTCGAGCCTGAGTAAGTGGGGCGTCACCTCGCGGCTCACCTTCCTGCTGCCGCACGGCTATGAGGGTGGCGGACCGGAACACTCGAGCGCACGTCTTGAGCGCTATCTGCAGGCCTGCGCCGAAGGAAATATCCGCGTGGCGAACCCCACGACGGCAGCGCAGTACTACCACCTGCTGCGCCGTCAGGCACTCACCAGCGAGTTGCGCCCTCTCGTCGTGATGACGCCGAAGTCGCTGCTGCGGCTCCCGGCCGCCGGCTCATCGCTCGACGATCTCACTGCCGGCCGCTTTCAGCCGGTGCTCGGCGATGCACCGTCGGGCGAAGCAAAGCGGTTGCTGCTCTGCAGCGGCAAGGTGTATTACGACCTGCTCAAGGGCGCAGGAGATCAGGCCCGGCCGCCGATCGGTCGCGTCGAACAGCTCTATCCGTTCGCCGACAAGGAACTCGCCGCACTCTTCGCCGGCTATCCCGCGCTCACCGAGATCGTCTGGGTGCAGGAAGAGCCGCAGAACATGGGAGCGTGGAGTTACATCGCTCCGCGCCTCACGGCGATTCTCCCCAAGGGCGTCACGCTGCGGTACGTCGGGCGGCCTGAGCGCGCGTCGCCGTCCGAGGGATACTCGTCGCAGCATGATGTGGAGCAGAAGCGGATTGTTGCGGAGGCGATCAGCGCGCAGAGATGA
- a CDS encoding acetyl-CoA C-acyltransferase, which translates to MLTPSPGRRAVVIAGVRTPFAKAGTVLRDASAADLARHCTRELLYRTELPGSEVDEVIYGQVVPSPLLPNVAREVSLLPQLPRTVPAYTLNRACASGAQAICNAADQIMAGHADVILAGGVETFSDVPILHTRKFSQVLVSASKARSLGERLGLFAQVRPRDLVPVSPAIAEPSTGESMGQSAEKMAKENHITREAQDELALMSHQRAAAATADGRLTAEIAPWFAGRGMDQVIAADNTVRADSTLDALAKLRPVFDRNYGSVTAGNASPLTDGAATTLIMSEEKAKSMGYRPLTAIRSYAVAAVDPGWQLLMGPAYAVPLALKRAGITWQHLGLVEIHEAFASQVLSNIQAWGSPEWSARLGLPGVTGEVDWSRTNVSGGSIAIGHPFAATGARLVTTLSNEMVRRDVQFGLISICAQGGMGFAMVLERVS; encoded by the coding sequence ATGCTCACTCCATCTCCCGGACGCCGCGCAGTTGTCATTGCCGGGGTCCGGACGCCGTTCGCAAAGGCCGGTACGGTGCTGCGCGACGCTTCGGCCGCCGATCTGGCCCGCCACTGCACCCGCGAACTCCTCTATCGAACCGAACTTCCCGGGTCGGAGGTCGATGAGGTCATCTACGGCCAGGTGGTGCCGTCGCCACTGCTTCCGAATGTGGCGCGCGAAGTATCCTTGCTGCCGCAGCTCCCCCGCACCGTCCCGGCATACACCCTGAATCGCGCCTGCGCCTCGGGGGCCCAGGCCATCTGCAACGCCGCCGACCAGATCATGGCCGGGCACGCCGATGTGATCCTGGCTGGCGGGGTCGAGACGTTTTCCGATGTGCCGATCCTGCATACCCGGAAGTTTTCCCAGGTGCTGGTGTCGGCGAGCAAGGCGCGTTCACTCGGTGAGCGGCTTGGCCTCTTCGCGCAGGTCCGGCCTCGCGACCTGGTGCCCGTCTCACCCGCCATCGCCGAGCCGAGCACCGGTGAGAGCATGGGGCAGTCGGCAGAGAAGATGGCGAAGGAGAATCACATCACGCGCGAGGCGCAGGACGAACTCGCCCTGATGAGTCACCAGCGCGCGGCCGCCGCCACTGCCGATGGCCGGCTCACCGCCGAAATTGCGCCGTGGTTCGCGGGGCGTGGCATGGATCAGGTCATCGCGGCCGACAACACCGTGCGCGCCGACTCCACCCTCGATGCCCTCGCCAAGCTGCGGCCGGTGTTCGACCGCAATTACGGCTCGGTCACCGCAGGCAACGCATCGCCACTCACCGACGGGGCCGCAACCACGCTGATCATGAGCGAGGAAAAGGCCAAGTCGATGGGTTACCGTCCGCTCACCGCGATTCGATCGTATGCGGTGGCCGCCGTCGACCCGGGCTGGCAATTACTGATGGGGCCGGCCTATGCGGTGCCGCTAGCACTCAAGCGCGCGGGGATCACCTGGCAGCACCTCGGTTTGGTCGAGATCCACGAGGCGTTCGCGTCACAGGTGCTCTCGAATATTCAGGCGTGGGGTTCGCCCGAGTGGTCGGCGCGCCTCGGACTCCCGGGCGTGACCGGCGAAGTGGACTGGAGCCGGACCAATGTCTCGGGCGGGTCGATCGCGATCGGTCACCCGTTTGCGGCCACTGGTGCGAGACTGGTGACGACGCTCTCCAACGAGATGGTGCGTCGCGATGTGCAGTTCGGCCTCATTTCGATTTGTGCACAAGGCGGGATGGGGTTCGCGATGGTCCTGGAGCGTGTGTCGTGA
- the tal gene encoding transaldolase has translation MPNPMTRLGTIGQSPWYDFITRDLVHSGELARLIREEGLRGMTSNPTIFEKAIAGSSDYDADIRALAAKGATPAEIVEACMVADVQAACDVFRPVYDASGHGDGTVSIEVAPTLANDTAGTIAEAERLWARVARPNVMIKIPGTLAGLPAITHCLAQGININVTLLFSVERYRQVVDAFLSGLEQRAAAGGQINALHSVASFFVSRVDGLTDTSLATLGEAGAQYHAKIAIANAIVAYAAFGETLLTPRWQALAGRGAKAQRPLWASTSTKDPKLSDTLYIESLIAPDTVNTIPPDTYKAYLDHGDPHVRITPQTEVEAAETLTGYARIGGRPLTEITAFLEVDGVAKFAASWHSLLDRVQQKAGALVG, from the coding sequence ATGCCCAATCCAATGACTCGTCTCGGTACCATCGGCCAGAGCCCCTGGTACGACTTCATCACGCGCGACCTGGTACACTCGGGGGAGCTGGCGCGATTGATCCGCGAGGAAGGACTGCGCGGCATGACCTCCAATCCCACGATCTTCGAGAAGGCGATTGCCGGCAGCAGTGATTACGACGCCGATATCCGCGCCCTCGCGGCCAAGGGTGCGACGCCGGCCGAAATCGTCGAAGCGTGCATGGTCGCCGACGTTCAGGCCGCGTGTGATGTCTTCCGGCCGGTCTATGACGCCAGCGGCCACGGCGATGGCACAGTGTCGATCGAAGTGGCGCCGACACTCGCGAACGACACGGCCGGCACGATCGCCGAGGCCGAGCGTCTCTGGGCGCGCGTCGCGCGGCCGAATGTGATGATCAAGATTCCTGGCACCCTCGCAGGATTGCCGGCGATCACCCACTGCCTGGCGCAGGGGATCAACATCAACGTCACGCTGCTCTTCTCGGTCGAGCGCTATCGGCAGGTGGTTGATGCCTTCCTCAGCGGCCTCGAGCAGCGTGCGGCCGCCGGTGGCCAGATCAATGCACTCCACTCGGTCGCGTCGTTTTTCGTGAGCCGGGTCGATGGTCTCACCGACACCTCGCTTGCCACCCTTGGAGAGGCCGGCGCGCAGTATCACGCGAAGATCGCCATCGCGAATGCGATCGTCGCCTACGCCGCTTTCGGCGAGACGCTGCTGACGCCGCGCTGGCAGGCACTCGCCGGCCGTGGCGCCAAGGCGCAGCGCCCGCTCTGGGCCTCGACCAGCACCAAGGATCCGAAGCTTTCCGATACGCTGTACATCGAATCGCTGATCGCGCCCGACACCGTCAATACCATCCCGCCCGACACCTACAAGGCCTACCTCGACCACGGCGACCCGCACGTGCGGATCACGCCACAGACCGAAGTCGAGGCGGCCGAGACGCTGACCGGCTATGCCCGCATCGGTGGTCGTCCGCTGACCGAAATTACCGCATTTCTGGAAGTCGACGGTGTGGCGAAGTTCGCGGCATCGTGGCATTCCCTGCTGGATCGTGTGCAACAGAAGGCCGGCGCCCTCGTCGGCTGA
- the fadJ gene encoding fatty acid oxidation complex subunit alpha FadJ, whose translation MSAFVVERRGNVAIVTFNVPNEPVNTISKAVGWELDEVLSRLASDEPTKAIVLRSGKPDSFIAGADIEEFVQLRSVEEAVRLSRDGQLLMQRVADSSKPVVVAIHGACLGGGLELALACRYRVASDHPKTQLGLPETQLGLIPGAGGSNRLPRLIGVRAAFDIILAGKSERAKKAFQIGLVDELVPEAILLETAIAAAERLARGWKPSRKGRGIGGAVLDGTPLGRLVVYSKAKEMVEKKTGGNYPAPLRAIDVIRTSLESGMTKGLEAEAQAFGELAMTDVSRRLVEIFFATTALKKDDGVPAGMGRARPVRRIGVIGSGFMGSGIAGTAVLQANVEVRLKDADLVRVGKGIKAATDLLTERLKRRRLTRFEYERQRALLSGTGDFSGFGGAQIIIEAVFEDVAVKRQVIADIEASVPTTTIIATNTSTIPIHDIAAESHHPERILGMHFFSPVEKMPLLEVIPTGSTSADAIVTAVQFGRRMGKTVIVVADSPGFWVNRILSPYVNEAGYLLEEGTPIEVIDSVMTQWGFPVGPIALLDEVGLDVGEKAGKVMHQSFGDRLTPSRVIGVMRADDRLGRKNERGFYFYKDGHKTGADGSVFQLLGVRPQGEVDRQRVEDRLVFAMLNEAAMAMGEGVVRMPRDADVGAIYGIGYPPFRGGPLRTLDAMGAAEAVARLERLEAAHGPRFHPAPVLEEMARTGGRWYPAGGGR comes from the coding sequence GTGAGCGCGTTCGTGGTGGAGCGGCGCGGCAATGTCGCGATCGTCACGTTCAACGTGCCGAACGAGCCGGTCAACACCATCAGCAAGGCGGTCGGCTGGGAACTCGACGAAGTGCTGTCGCGCCTGGCCTCCGACGAACCAACCAAGGCAATCGTGCTTCGCTCGGGAAAGCCCGACTCGTTCATTGCCGGTGCCGACATCGAAGAGTTTGTACAGCTGCGCTCCGTTGAAGAAGCGGTGCGCCTCTCGCGGGACGGCCAGCTGTTGATGCAACGCGTTGCCGATTCCAGCAAGCCTGTCGTGGTGGCGATTCACGGGGCCTGTCTCGGTGGCGGGCTCGAACTCGCTCTCGCCTGTCGCTACCGCGTCGCATCAGATCATCCGAAGACGCAGCTCGGCCTGCCCGAAACTCAGCTTGGCCTGATTCCGGGCGCCGGCGGCTCCAATCGCCTGCCACGGCTCATCGGCGTTCGCGCGGCGTTCGACATCATCCTCGCCGGCAAGAGTGAACGCGCGAAGAAGGCGTTCCAGATCGGTCTCGTCGATGAGCTGGTGCCCGAGGCGATACTGCTGGAGACGGCGATTGCCGCGGCCGAACGTCTCGCTCGCGGCTGGAAGCCGAGTCGCAAGGGACGTGGTATTGGTGGCGCCGTGCTCGATGGCACACCACTCGGCCGACTCGTGGTGTACTCCAAGGCGAAGGAGATGGTCGAGAAGAAGACCGGTGGCAACTATCCCGCGCCGTTGCGTGCGATCGACGTGATCCGCACCTCGCTCGAGAGCGGCATGACCAAGGGTCTCGAGGCCGAAGCACAGGCGTTTGGCGAACTGGCGATGACCGACGTGTCGCGCCGACTGGTCGAGATCTTCTTTGCCACGACGGCACTCAAGAAGGACGATGGCGTGCCGGCCGGAATGGGACGCGCGAGACCGGTTCGGCGGATCGGTGTCATCGGCAGTGGTTTCATGGGCTCGGGGATCGCTGGCACCGCGGTGCTGCAGGCGAATGTCGAGGTGCGTCTCAAGGATGCCGATCTGGTGCGGGTGGGGAAGGGGATCAAGGCGGCGACTGACCTGCTCACCGAACGACTGAAGCGCCGCCGGCTCACGCGTTTCGAATACGAGCGTCAGCGCGCATTGCTCTCGGGCACCGGCGATTTCTCGGGCTTTGGTGGGGCGCAGATCATCATCGAGGCGGTCTTCGAAGATGTCGCGGTCAAGCGCCAGGTCATTGCCGACATCGAAGCTTCGGTGCCGACTACCACCATCATCGCCACCAACACCTCGACGATTCCGATTCACGACATCGCTGCGGAATCACATCATCCGGAACGGATCCTCGGCATGCACTTCTTCTCGCCGGTCGAGAAGATGCCGCTGCTCGAAGTCATTCCCACGGGCAGCACCAGCGCCGATGCCATCGTGACGGCAGTGCAGTTTGGTCGACGGATGGGGAAGACGGTGATCGTCGTCGCCGATTCGCCTGGCTTCTGGGTCAATCGCATCCTCTCGCCCTACGTCAACGAGGCCGGGTATCTGCTCGAAGAAGGGACCCCGATCGAGGTGATCGACTCGGTGATGACGCAATGGGGTTTCCCGGTTGGGCCGATTGCCCTGCTCGATGAAGTCGGGCTCGATGTTGGCGAGAAGGCCGGCAAGGTGATGCATCAGAGCTTTGGCGATCGCCTGACACCGTCGCGCGTAATCGGCGTGATGCGCGCCGATGATCGACTCGGCCGGAAGAACGAGCGCGGCTTCTATTTCTACAAGGATGGCCACAAGACCGGCGCCGATGGCAGCGTCTTCCAGCTGCTTGGTGTTCGCCCGCAGGGTGAGGTCGATCGGCAACGCGTCGAGGATCGCCTGGTGTTCGCGATGCTCAACGAAGCGGCCATGGCGATGGGCGAAGGTGTCGTGCGGATGCCGCGCGATGCCGACGTCGGAGCGATCTACGGTATCGGCTATCCGCCATTCCGTGGCGGCCCGTTGCGCACCCTCGACGCGATGGGAGCGGCCGAGGCTGTTGCCCGGCTCGAACGGCTCGAGGCAGCGCACGGACCACGCTTTCACCCGGCCCCGGTGCTGGAGGAAATGGCGCGCACCGGAGGCCGCTGGTATCCGGCGGGCGGCGGCCGCTGA
- a CDS encoding HNH endonuclease signature motif containing protein, which yields MARTRRRGGTNVAPPAEELETTNGSTGSRLRKSPGRSYGSHREWLLAHHGSVCAYCGTRVPPDTITLDHVRPRRGQSAYDRPDNLVLACRPCNAAKADTPLLAFLMAKRARGVFLLHYGEHLSEPLKSLAKNASERPLLPPD from the coding sequence GTGGCACGAACTCGACGACGCGGCGGTACCAACGTCGCCCCACCAGCCGAAGAGCTGGAAACCACCAACGGCAGCACCGGCTCCCGACTTCGCAAGTCTCCTGGACGCTCCTACGGCTCCCATCGCGAATGGCTGCTGGCACACCACGGCTCGGTGTGCGCGTACTGCGGCACCCGGGTACCTCCCGACACCATCACGCTCGATCACGTCCGTCCGCGGCGCGGCCAGTCGGCCTACGATCGTCCGGACAACCTCGTGCTCGCGTGCCGGCCCTGTAATGCGGCCAAGGCCGACACCCCGCTCCTCGCCTTCCTGATGGCGAAGCGCGCGCGCGGCGTCTTCCTGCTGCACTACGGCGAGCATCTCTCCGAGCCGCTCAAGTCGCTTGCGAAGAATGCGAGTGAGCGGCCGTTGCTGCCGCCGGACTGA
- the tkt gene encoding transketolase yields MTAATRPSVDTPEAWLTINSIRVLAMDGVEQANSGHPGTPMALAPVAYVLWSRHLKHAPHEPHWADRDRFVLSCGHASMLIYSLLHLAGYDLSLDDIKQFRQWGSKTPGHPERGHTVGIETTTGPLGQGIGNAVGMAIAERLLASQFNRGDNELINHRTWVLASDGDMMEGVASEAASLAGHLALGKLKVIYDDNRITIDGRTDIAFTEDVGARYAAYGWHVLHVANGNDLVAIDEALTQAAAVDDKPTLIVLRTIIGDPAPTKRDSPKAHGEPLGKDEIAKTKAILNWSTEPFYVAPEAYAEMRPLAERGNGMVSDWKSLLGKHPDGAAFTAQMAGELPAGWDAALPDLGAESLASRQASQKALTVLAASVPGMAGGSADLGGSNGTNINVGEAFEPGRAGTRIHWGVREHGMCAALNGMAAHGGVRPYGATFLVFSDYCKPSIRLAALMGLPTLYIFTHDSIGLGEDGPTHQPIEHLAMLRAIPGMTTLRPADAAETVAAWRAAINHRSGPVALVLTRQKLPALARTADAVSETARGGYILHEPATAPRAIVIATGSEVSVAVAAAETLDASGVPTRVVSMPSWELFAAQDAAWRDRVLPPAITARVSIEAATTFGWMQFVGTRGISIGINHFGASAPAETLFKEFGFTADHVAQAVRSLV; encoded by the coding sequence GTGACCGCTGCGACCCGCCCGTCCGTCGATACCCCCGAAGCGTGGCTCACCATCAACTCCATTCGCGTGCTCGCGATGGATGGTGTGGAGCAGGCCAACTCTGGCCATCCTGGCACTCCGATGGCACTGGCGCCGGTTGCCTACGTGCTCTGGAGCCGCCACCTCAAACACGCGCCGCACGAGCCGCACTGGGCCGATCGCGATCGCTTCGTGTTGTCGTGTGGCCACGCGTCGATGCTGATCTACAGTCTGCTGCACCTCGCGGGATACGACCTTTCGCTCGACGACATCAAGCAGTTCCGGCAGTGGGGATCGAAGACGCCGGGGCATCCCGAGCGTGGCCACACGGTCGGGATCGAGACCACCACCGGCCCGCTCGGTCAGGGGATCGGCAATGCCGTCGGGATGGCGATCGCGGAGCGCCTGCTGGCGTCGCAGTTCAATCGCGGCGACAACGAGCTGATCAATCATCGCACCTGGGTGCTCGCCTCCGACGGTGACATGATGGAAGGCGTCGCCAGCGAAGCGGCGTCACTCGCGGGGCATCTCGCGCTCGGCAAGCTCAAGGTGATCTACGACGACAACCGGATCACCATCGACGGCCGCACCGACATTGCCTTTACTGAAGATGTCGGCGCCCGCTACGCGGCCTACGGCTGGCACGTGCTGCACGTGGCCAACGGCAACGATCTGGTCGCGATCGATGAAGCACTCACGCAGGCCGCGGCGGTCGACGACAAGCCGACCCTGATCGTGCTGCGCACCATCATCGGTGACCCGGCACCCACCAAGCGCGATTCGCCGAAGGCCCACGGCGAGCCGCTCGGCAAGGACGAGATCGCCAAGACCAAGGCGATCCTCAACTGGTCGACCGAACCGTTTTACGTTGCCCCTGAGGCCTACGCGGAAATGCGGCCCTTGGCCGAGAGGGGCAACGGAATGGTCAGCGACTGGAAGTCGCTGCTCGGCAAGCATCCCGATGGTGCCGCGTTCACCGCGCAGATGGCGGGCGAGCTTCCGGCGGGCTGGGATGCCGCGCTCCCCGACCTCGGTGCCGAATCGCTGGCGAGCCGCCAGGCGTCACAGAAGGCGCTCACCGTGCTCGCGGCGTCAGTTCCTGGAATGGCCGGCGGCTCGGCCGATCTTGGCGGCAGCAACGGTACCAACATCAATGTCGGTGAAGCGTTCGAACCGGGTCGTGCCGGCACTCGCATCCACTGGGGCGTTCGCGAGCACGGGATGTGTGCGGCACTCAACGGCATGGCGGCGCACGGTGGCGTTCGCCCGTACGGCGCGACTTTCCTGGTCTTCAGCGATTACTGCAAGCCGTCGATCCGGCTCGCGGCACTGATGGGCCTGCCGACGCTCTACATCTTCACCCACGATTCCATCGGACTCGGCGAAGACGGCCCGACCCACCAGCCGATCGAACATCTCGCCATGCTTCGCGCGATTCCTGGCATGACAACGCTGCGGCCGGCCGATGCCGCCGAGACCGTGGCGGCGTGGCGCGCGGCGATCAACCATCGCTCCGGCCCAGTGGCGCTGGTGCTCACGCGCCAGAAGCTTCCTGCCCTCGCACGCACGGCCGACGCAGTGAGCGAGACGGCGCGCGGCGGCTACATCCTGCACGAGCCGGCAACGGCACCGCGCGCGATCGTGATCGCGACCGGCTCCGAAGTTTCCGTTGCAGTGGCTGCCGCCGAGACGCTTGATGCTAGCGGCGTCCCGACGCGCGTGGTGTCCATGCCCTCGTGGGAACTCTTCGCGGCGCAGGATGCGGCGTGGCGCGATCGCGTCCTCCCGCCCGCGATCACCGCGCGTGTCTCGATCGAAGCAGCGACGACCTTCGGCTGGATGCAGTTTGTCGGGACCCGCGGGATCAGCATCGGCATCAATCACTTCGGCGCCTCGGCCCCGGCCGAGACGCTGTTCAAGGAATTCGGCTTCACCGCCGACCACGTGGCGCAGGCCGTCCGTTCGCTTGTCTGA